A window of Silene latifolia isolate original U9 population unplaced genomic scaffold, ASM4854445v1 scaffold_70, whole genome shotgun sequence genomic DNA:
TTAGCCTCttcccacttcgtgaagtagtcgattgcaacaaggataaaacaatgcCCTCCAGTTCCTGATGGGTGTatttttccgatgatgtcgattccccaggttgaAAATCGCCAgtgtgacgtcatggtgtataactTAGAAGGTGCCACATGCTGTACATTTGCGAATATCTGACAATTGTGACAGTGCCTCACATATTTGCAACAATATGTttccatcgttgtccaataataACCAAGTCTTATGATTTTTCGGACtaacatatgggcattcatgtgtggcccACACACACCGTCATGAACTTCTTACATAACCTTTTCAACTGTCGGTTTATCGATGCATCGCAACAAAACACCTTGAGCTGTCTTTGTGTACAATTTCCTGTCCGGTTTTAATGAACAGGGCGGATAACATTAGTAGGGCGCATTTTCCACACGTGTCAAGGTCAGGAGGAACTCTCCTGTTTCCTTGAATTTCAAAATGACTGTGTACCAGGGTTCGGTTTCACCTTCCTCGGTATCATTGATTACATTTACATAGGCAGGTGACGATATTCGTTCGACATATGTTGAATACTGTCTATGTGGTTGGGAATGTTGATCAAAGCTGCTAACTTGGAGAATGCAtctgcaaattggttttcctCTCTCGGGAGGTGAACATATCGAATGTCTTCTAAGTATTTTGCCAATTCTTCGATTCTGGTTTGATACGGGGCTAAACGTTGACTTCTAATTTTCCATGACCCATCCACTTGATTGATCATAAGGGACGAATCTCCATGAACTATCAACTTTTTCACACCCCAGTCTAGAGCACTGGGTAAACCAAGAAAACATGCTTCATATTCCGCGGCGTTGTTAGTGACGTTAAAATCTAATTTGATGGACACGGGCACGTGTTCACCCGTTGGTGAGATAAGAAGTACACCTACTCCATATCCCATATAGTTCGATGCTTCATCAAAATACaaatcccatacgtcattctcgaCGTGTACCACACTTTCGTTGGGAAACGACCAGGGGTCAATGACTTCTGTTTCTTCGATCGGAATATCGGCGAGGAAATtggcaaccgcccttcccttgatcATCCTtaaaggtacatatttgagatcaaactctgaTAACATGAGGGTCCATCTCGACATTCTTTCATTTAccactggtttttcaaacaagtacttgGTCGGATCCCTTTTTGAGTAGACACACACACACTGTAGCTGAGTATGTAATGTCTTAATTTCTTCGTTGCCCAGACTAGGGCTAGACACGTCTTTTCAAGAGGTGTGTACTTTAATTCATAGTCTAAAAACTTTTTACTGATGTTgcaaatagctctttcttctttgtcaactgtttgggctaacatagcccccaTTGTCGTATCCGTAACAGTTAGATATAGTCATAATGGCAGCCCGACTACTGGTGGGCTCAAAACTGGTGGAGAAGACatcccttcttttttttttttatcgaaTGCGGCCTGACACTGGTTATCCCACATAACATGTTCCCGAACTTCAGTTTCTTAAAGattggctcacaaatcatcgtcaaCATCGTAACGAAACGGCTTATGTATTGAACTCTTCCCAGAAAACCTCTAATTTCTTTCTCGGTCTCGGGATGGAGCATTTCCATAATGGCTTTGATCTTTGATGGGCCTACTTTTATGCAAAGGTGGCTAACGAtatgacccaacagtttgccggagGTGACCCCAAAAGCACACTTTTGTGGAttcagtctcatgttatactttcgCAATCTTTGAAAGAATTTTCGTAGTGCTCCGAGATGACCACTACGTTTCTTTGACTTGactatcatgtcatcgacataaacttCAACTtatttgtgcatcatatcatgtaggaacGTTTTTACTGTTCTCTGGTATGCTGCCCCGACATTTATCAAATcgaaaggcattactgtgtaacaataggttccccattgtgaTGTGAATGTTGTCTTACTCATGGcttcctcagccatcttaatctgattgtaaCCGGCATATCCATCTATGAAAGATAGTAATGCGTGACTCGCGGTATTGTCAAACAAGATATTGATGTGAGGTAATGGAAAGTCGTCCTTCAGACTAGCTTTGTTCAGATCCCGAAAGTCCATGCACACTCGAACTTTACCTTCTTTCTTCGGTACTGGCACTACATTAGCGACCCAATCCGAATATTCTAAcattttgatgaacccggctctgagatgtttattaatttcttCATTAACTTTTAAAGACCATTGCGAACGCATTCAGCGTAGCTTCTACTTTATTGGTTTGAACCCTAGTTTGATCGGAATCTTTTattctgcaatttccctatcaattcccgacatgtctttgtaagaccatgcgaaaacatctttgaactcaaaCAGTAGGTCAATGAACCCTTGTCTTTTTGCGGGATCTAAGGTAGTCCCTAtcttaagctcctgtggttctaaggtggTTCCCATATTGATGGTTTCGGTATTTCTTTGGTCATATTCTTCTAACCCTTTAACCAATTGTGGAGGTGGTTCCAGctcctcttcatcttcttcaatcTGTCCGCCTTCAGCCTCATTCTCAATGTTACTacttgttttagcaggatttatCACAAGGATAaagtcctgccagggatttaatTGCAGGGTAATCTAACTCAAATAATTAAGCCTGACTAGTACGACTGATTGATTAAAGAGCAAATAACAAAGTGAGACACAAAGagttatacgtggaaaaacccttggAATAAGGTAAAAAACCACGGGCCCCAAGCTAGGAGGGATTGTTACTATCTTTTAGAGTATCCTGTcagggaatgtgtatgtcaggcTATGAATAAAGTAATAATGGTTAATAATTATGCTTAAGTAGTTTACAATGATAAAACGAGAGTAAGTATGAGTGAATAGTCGATGATCCTTCCTTCCTCTGCTGCTTgttatttatactttgtttaCAACAACTCTTTCAAGGTTGTTTTGGATGTTCCTAGCACataggcctcgtgccctatttatCCGGAGGTGGTTGGTTGACTCTATAATCTGCCTGCCGTTATCTTTGCTCGGTCAATAGCTCCATATTCTTCGTATATTATGTTGAATATGTCTTGCAAGAAAGTAGGAGTCGTCTCTCTAGGTTTTAGTTGTGCTTTAGTTCTTGCCTGACTTGATCTGGTAGTGTCCTTCACACGGCTGGTGAGACATTCCTTCAGGCCTGGCCTAGTAGATAGCCTAACCCGTCTTTTCTTCCTGGCTGGCACATGCTCAGGTGTTGTATGCCTTGTATTGGATTGCTTCTGTTCAGGCTTGGCTTTGGTGTTGCCTGATTGTTGTCTGGAAAGGCAGGATAATTcttggcccaacaattgccccttatctccttattctCATTAGATCTGGCCagggataaggagataaaaaaatcGGGCCTAGCAAAAATTATAAGAATCTTTTATCGTAAAAGAGTTTGAGCTCCTTTCAACTTCCTTAACGGCTAGTGATCATAAATGAGGTAGTTTCATCAAACcttaggagagtcatgattggaCTCATCCACTTGTGTTATCCGTTGGACTTTGGCGGTTATAAAATGCTTTGAGCCGTTTTTTGCTTCTATATTCCCTTTCTTCAATTCTCTAAACTTTCTTTCTCTTCTCTCTAATTCCTTTATGAGATAAACCTTCCTTTGAAAATCAACTTTATATTCCAATCATTCAAAAATGGCCGGCGGAAGGAGAAGGGTTGTTGCACCAAAGGCTGTTGGGGCTGATCAGGCTCCGATTGTAGTAGATGTCCCAGAAATTATTCTTGAGGATAAAATTATTGAAATTTCTGCCCCTGCAGAAATTATGTCTATCACTCATAAGGGTGTTACTTTTGCCCCTGTAAAATTATTATCTGCTTCTTTCCCTGAGGCCAACCAATTGAATCCTTCTTTCGAACATTATTTGAAAGATAGAGGTCTACTTCCTTCTGGTGCTGAGGTCTGGGTTCCTAAGAGTGGTCCGGTCAGGGCTAATAACTGGTGCAGTCCGGGCTGGTTTTGCATCTTCGAATGGGCATTCAAAGGGGGTTGTAGGCTTCCCTTTTCTCCATTTATGGTCGAGGTTATCAGGGCCATCAAGGTTGCTCCTTTTCAACTTATGCCGTTGGTTTGGAAGATTTTTCAATCTGTTGAACATCTATGTACCAAGCACAACTTGGTGATTACTCTTGAGGATTTTAAGAATGTTTATTATTTGGAAAGTAATACCACTGGATGCTTCAACCTTCGAGTCAGGGCAAAGATGACTCATCTGATAACCAACTTTGATTCAGGCAATGATAAGGGTTGGGCCATAACCTATATGTTCATCAGGGCAGATTCCGTTGCCCCTGATCTAGATTATCTTAACTATCCGGCTGTGGAGGGTGGTAAGTTCTTTTTCCCTGCATTCAATTCAAATTATAGTAGCCTGTAAATTAAATTTTAATGGTAGACTTACTTGTGTTGTGTCACAGTAGCTGACTGGGTTGTGATCCTGATGCTGAAGGGTCGGCTGACCGGATTGGAGCTTTTATGTCCTTGTCAGATGAGGAGAGGACGTGGCCTGCCTGTCTTGGTCAAGAGCCCTTACCTCATTTCAAGAAGCCTAAATTGAGCACTTACAAGGCTGCTAGAGGTGCCAAGGCTTCAGGGGCCTCATCATCAGGCAGTAAGTTTTTGTCTTCTCTTTGTAGATTCTGATGGCTGAACATATGTTAGTATTACTGATATCGGATTTCGTCGTGTAGGTACCAGGGCTTCTGCAAGGATTGCCATTTTTGGCTTGTCCTTGGTAAAGGCAGGCGTTTCACCGATTATAGGGGAAAAGTCTCAGAGTAGTGAGGCTACATGGAGTGACAACACGCTTCAAGTCCATGTCCCTGCTCACCAGGCTCAATTGGTGTCTCCTCAGGAGGTTGTGGTTGATGTTGATGAGCCTAGTCAGGCTGGTAAGAGAAAAAGGTCGGACGAGGCTTCtgagggagttggtggtgtgaGGGAAGTTAGGAAGGTTAGGGCTAGACTTGCTGATGTTCAATTTGATAAGGAACAAATCCAGGCTCACTCTTTCCTAGTTGATGATCCTTACTACAAATATCAGGCTGAGGAAATGTCTGCTCAGGCAATGGCTGCTATGTACCGTTCTAGGGATTATGCTGCTAACCTGGTTACCATGCTGCAGGAGGTATGATTCTTTTCTCattagttttgttttggttgcatGTTTTTGTTATAGCTTGCCTGTTGTGTGATCTTCTTGCAGAATGTAAACGACATGTTGAGGGGTGCTTGTGAGCTGGAAACTTCAAATGACAAAAAAAAGAAACTTTGGACTGGGAGGTGCAATGCTTGAAAAAGGACGCTGAATATTTGAAGACGGACTTGGAAGAGTTGAAAAAGGAGAATGAGTCTTTGAAGAAAGAGAATGAGGCAGGCAAGCCAAGGCTGGTTGTTGAAACGTCAAAATTGGGGTCTGCTCAGAATCCTGTGAAGTCCATCCAAGCTAAGCTTGCTACAGTCCAGGAAGAATTGAAGGTTGAGAAGCAGGCTATGGAGGATCAATTGAAGATAAATGAGGAGCTGGCTGCTGAAAGGGATGTGGTACAGGGCAGATATAAGGATGCTGCCtggtatttctttggcaagggtcgtgtagACGCAatgaaggagcctgttgaagtCAGGCCATATTGGAACCCGGAACAAGAAATGGCTGATCTTAATACCACCTATCCTGATCTTTGCAAACTGCATGATGATGACGAGGTTGATTCTCCCCCGCCAAAAGAAAAAAGCGGTGAGGCTgacgaggatgaggatgatggggaggaggaggaggcagCTGATGAGGACATTGGTTCTGTTACTACTTCCAAGGCAGGCTAATAATTTAGTTTAGGGTAAtatttttggcccatccagggggggtgTTCCCTGGACAAACTATCTATGAACTTTTCGCTAGTTGGTATTTGTCCTACccggggggatgttccctgggcaaacattgaatttttttctttttccttagtATGGCCGAGGTTGTTTTCTTGTTCCATTGTGTGCCTTGGCCTGATTAGGTAGTACCTGCAATAATGCAATTTGAGCCATTTGTTAAGATAATACCTGTCAATAGGGCTTATAGCCCTCAATCCGTTCAGGAAATCGTGGCTtttttgcctgtctggagggctttttCAGTAAGAGGGGCGGTTGCCAGTCAAGAGGGCTTTAAGACAAGTGGTCTGGTTTTATTTTACCATCATACGTGTCTTTTTATATTGAGCTCAattttttatgtgttttttagaTGTGGCAAAAATGGCAATGTCTGTGAAGCATTTCTCATATattgttcaggttgggtggagtggccctcaatcctgaatatttgtttaagcctatAATTATATTGATCTAGATAATTATAGaaaaaggcgtaaaacaagttttcaggatttaacATGGTAATTTGAAGCATAAGGTAAAATTTGTAGTTTATATTAGGCAAGGGATAAGGTAAGAATATAACAGACAGGCACAATTGCAATTAGCAAGAAAGCACATATAAGGAGCATAGAAAGACCATGGATTATTTCATTTAGAGAGTTTCACATAGAATTTTGCCAGGTAAGACATAAAGTTAATAGTCTTACATGGTTGAAGCATACGATAAGTAGTTTAtacatgaaatagttttaagtgggagaTGTTCAAGGATCTGGGGATTATTTCTCCGTCCAGGGTCTATAGCCTGTAGGCTCCCTgccctactattgaatcaatcaggtaaGGTCCTTCCCATGCAGGAGCAAGTTTGCCAGCATTCTTGTCTTTTGTATTTGGAAAGACTTTACGTAagaccaagtctccttccttgaatacTCTAATGTTCACATTTTTATTGTAGCTTGTGTCTACTGTTTGCTGGTAGGAAGCTATTCTAatcttggctgcatctcttaaTTCTTCAGCCAGGGTCAGGCTATCTTGCACTAGTGGCTTGTTTTCCTCTACGGTGTTCAGGCTGCTTCTAGTAGTTGGTACATGGATTTCTCCTAGGATCACTGCTTAGCAGCCATAGACTAGGGAGTAAGGGgtctggcctgtggatgttttaggtgtggttctgtcagcccagaggactaaAGGGAGTTCTTCAGCCTATCCGCCTTTTCTTCTCATTAgttttttcttcaggcagctgattaccactttgttgctggattcagcctggccgttggcttttggatagcctggtgtAGAGGTCACCagattgatattccattgtgcacagaaagcCATTGTCCTTTTTCCCACAAACTGAGTGTTATTGTCATAAACTATTtctgaggggatgccatatctacatatgatgttgtatTTGATGAATGAtgtgacatccttctccttgacttgtcTGTATGAGTCAGCCTCTATCCACTTTgaaaagtaatcagtcatggctaacatgtagactttttgtcctggagcttgGGGTAGTTTGCCTACAATATCCATTCCctacttcatgaatggccagggcgcTGAGATGGAAtatagtagctctgatggttggtgaCTGAATGGAGAGTGAAgttgacaggcttcacattttgagctgTAAGCCAGGCAGTTAGCTCTTagggttggccagaagtagcATGTCCTTAGAACCTTACTTGTCAGGCTTCTGCCGCCTTTGTGATTTCtgcagtatccatcatgtatgtcctCAATAACCTGTTTGGCTTCATGAGGCTCCAGGCATTgcaggtaaggtccagcctgaggcTTTTTAAATAAGGTGCTATTTATAATAGTATAGGTGTAAGCTTTAATTCTAAGGGCCCTTGCTTCATGCCCCTCTTTGGGTAAGATCCCCTGTAAGAACCAGTCATATTATGGTTTGGTCCAGGAGTTCGTATCCTAATTGATGGGACAGATTTGGTCAGGTTTTTTAATGGCTGGTTCGAGCAGGTGAACAATAGGTATCTTATCAAATACAacagggctgaaatttgatcccaggctggctagggcatcagcctgCGTGTTTAAGTCTCTTCGCTTTTAATCAATGTCAAATAAACTAgactttttgcaaaggtttttggcATAGTCTAAATAAAGAACCATTTTAGAATCCTTTGCAGCGtaggttcctttgacttgattggaaattaaaagtgaatcagttttttCCTTGAGATTTTGCACACCATgatctatacataccttgagtccagctatcagggcttcatattcagcttcattgtttgttgctttaAATTCACAACTGATAGCCTGAGCTATTAAatccccctgtggtgattttagtaatAATCCTAGGCTAGTTcctctcatatttgttgctccatctacgtgtaaggtCTATTCCTGGCCTAATTTTTGGGTGTCTAGATGATTggcctcttttatgaggtctggttctaggctaGGACTAAATTCAGCCATAAAGTCTGCTAAAGCCTGAGATTTAATTGCtgtcctaggttcaaaggttatgtcataagtactGAGTTGTAATGACCATTTTACCattctgcctgaaagttcaggtttgctgaggacagatttgataggcaggttggtcttgacaattattgggtgactctcaaagtaAGCTCTAATTTTTGCCCACGATATAATTAATGCAAatacgtatttttcaagtagtccataccttgtttctgcatccaggagacttttacttacataatagatggGGTGCTGTTGGCCTTCAACCtccttggtcaggactccacttcaTGCAGTCTCAGTGACTGATAGGTAAACCgtaggggttctcctttgttaggGTTGGCCAATAGTGGAGGAGTAGCCAGGTAAGTTTTTAATTCATGGACGGTTGTTTCATGTTCAGGCATCCACTTGAATGATTTCTTCTTCCTGAGGAGGTCATAGAAGGATCTGCATATTTcagatgatctggatatgaatctgttcagggctgcaactcttcctgttagcctctggatatctttgactgacttgggatATTCTAATTCCAGgatggcttttatttgttctgggctggcttcaatCCCTCTTTTTATCACCATGTATCCTAGGAATTTACTTGAAgacactccaaagtggcatttggaggggttgagcttcatgttgaattcttCTAGAATTTTGAAGGCTACTTCTAGGTCCGTCACATGATCTTCTTCCTTTTTTTACTTGACCACCATGGCATCTATGTAGACCTCCATCATGTCAccaatttggtctttgaacatcttgTTGACCAGGCGTTAgtaggttgcccctgcatttttcaggccaaagggcattgttgtgtagcaatatatgcccctttccgtgatgaatgcagtattttcctggtcagctgggtgcattttaatctggttgaatccacttgaggcatccataaatgttagTAGTTCATGCCCAgctgtagcatctaccattgcatcaatgtgaAGGAGTGAGAATGGGTCTTTTGGACAGGCTTTGTTAAGATTTGTGTAGTCTACatagactctccatttgccattcttcttttgcaaCACGACCACGTTgtctagccattcagggtacattacttccctgatcattcccatgtctaagagtttgtccacctcttcgttAATAATTGTGTTGCGCTTAGAGGCAAACTTTCTCCTTTTTGTTGTATAGGCTTAAAAGAAGtgtcaatattgagtttatgtgtaataatattagcatctatgccagtcatatcaaaatgggaCCAGgtaaaacatgaagatttattcttaagaaaacttactagttATGGTCTAATATTATCAGGGACATCAGAACCTACCagtacatacctgtcagggtactgaGGGTCTAATATTACTTGATCTGTTTCCTTTTGGGTTTCTGCCATGTAAGTGCTcttgacagggtactgtaattgctaagtgagagacttacctgccttggaaggttttaaTGATTCAGTATAATATTCCTGGGTAGACATTTGTTCACCTTTACTGGTTGCTATTCCCCATTCTTTTGGTATTTTGACGCATTGGTGATAGGTTGAAGGAATGGTTCTGACATTATGGATTCAGGGCCTACCTAGGATTGCATTGTAGGATAAAAGGCAATCCAAGACTCCAAATGTTTTATATGATGcgactccttcaacgtaggttggcAGGTAGATCTCTCCCAGAGTGTTCTTGCTTtaaccactgaatcctaccaagaCATTTGACTTCTTTATGATCAGGTTCTCATCGATCTTCATGGCTTTTAAGACATCAAGCATAATTAGATTTACTGAGCTGCCGCCATCTACTAGGATTCTCAGGACACGTGCAATCCCAATTTGCATAgtaatgaccaggccatcatgatggatGTTAGAGATTCCCTACACatcagtatcatcaaaagtaatttgaggtaaatttctaggtttaaaaggagatttcgtTTTTAACTCTCTAgctattttctttgcagctgagctAGTCAGGCCGCAGATCTTAGATCCtctattgatgaatttgacttcatagatgggtggtgctgggGGCAAGTCACGTTGTGGTCTTTCCTGATCCTTTATTGATCCGCTGTCTTCCCTATTCTTTGATGACATCAAATCTTTCAGGTagcctttctttagcaggtaggccacttgTCTGCGTAGACCCAGGAATTCTTCTGTGGTATGTcctatatccatgtgaaattcacaccatgttgttgtgtctttccttgagttgggATTGTCCACCTTTttgggccacttgacaatgtctcccatgttgtTAAGCCTTTTAATCAATCCTGCAgtatcaacagagaagttatatttcTGAATAGGTGGGTAAATATAGGTGTTACCTCGTTGCTCATGAGCATAGTTGACTTCTAATCTGTCAGGCCTAGTGTAGGGGGATGGTCTGGAACGGTTTCCCCTGTGATTAGAACTTTTCCTTTTGGATCTTTCATAGCCTTGAAACTTTTATCTAGCCAATAGCCTGATCTAGCCAATAGCCTTTGCCTAAACGTCTTCAAAAGTTAGGCAAGGTTTCATGGTCAGCTCGTCATAGGAATCGCTATCCAATGGTAGTCCCCACCTGAAAGCTTACACGACTGTTCCAACATCACTTCTGGGGattgatactttctctttgttgaatctggtcAGGAAAGCTCTGATTGTCTCGCCAGGCTTTTGCTTGATTCTgtataggtcactggatctcttttcgaGTTCCCTGCTGTTGGCGAATTGATGGTTGAACGAGTTTATCAGATCTGCAAAGGACTTGATACTTCCATTTTGCAGGTTTATATACCATTGAAGGGCAGGTCCGGTCAGGGCTATTCCAAAACCCTTGCACATACATACTTGTCGTAGCTCATTGGGTACGAAGGCTGCCAACATTCTTTGTTTGTAGTAGGCCACATGGTTCTGAGAATCtgtagttccatcatagattATCATCGATGGTACCACAAACTTTGTAGGCAGATCTATCTTACCTATCTCATAAACGAAGGGAGAGTCAGCAAAAATTTCTGGGTTGGCTTCCTCAATGGTTGCAGGTACTCCAGGgatcttctcaaatttctcatggattttctggatttcctggagcatggccatcaATATGGCTGCATTAGTTTGATCTATGATAGCCTCCTCATTTGAAATTTCGTCTAAGTCTGAATCAAGGTCCCCTGctttggattttgatggagttagagtaccaaagttggagaaatcaatattTCTGATAATTGAAGAAAATGGTGTTCCAGGCTGAATCTTcaattttgagcttgaagcttTATCTCCTAGCTTTTGCTTTAGACTGGACTCTGATTCTTTCAGTTTCTGGACATcagcttcagcctgggccatCTTTTGCTTTAGTTGCTCCATTTCCAGTAGTTGTTATTTGGcagcagccagttgttgttctATGCTGTGTCCAGTCATTTTTTGGAAAGGTTTTTGTGTTGTTTGGAATTAAGTTTCcgttatttttgagctagatgtcccacggtgggcgccaattgttttagcaggatttatGACAAGGATAAAGTCCTGCTAGAGATTTAATTGCAGGGTAATCTAACTCAAATAATTAAGCCTGACTAGTACGACTGATTGCTTAAAGAGCAAATAACAAAGTGAGACACAAAGagttatacgtggaaaaaccctgggaataagggaaaaaaccacgggcaccaagccaggagagattGTTACTATCTTTTAgagtatcctgacagggaatGTATATGTCAGGCTAGGAATAAAGTATGAATGCTTAATAATTATGCTTAAGTAGTTTACAATGATAAAATGAGAGTAAGTATGAGTGAATAGTCGATGATCCTTCCTTCCTCTGTTGCTTTTTATTCATACTTTGCTTACAACGGCTCTTTCAAGGTTGTTTTGGATGTTCCTAGCAaataggcctcgtgccctatttacccgaaGGTGGTTGGTTGACTCTATAATCTGCCCGCCATTATCTTTGCTCGGTTAATAGCTCCATATTCTTCGTATATTATGTTGAATAGGTCATCCATGAAAGTAGGAGTCGTCTTTCTAGGTTTTAGTTGTGCTTTAGTTCTTGCCTGACTTGATTTGGTAGTGTCCTTCACACGGTTGGTGAGACATTCCTTCAGGCCTGGCCTAGTAGATGGTCTGACCCATCTTTTCCTCCTGGCTGGCACCTGCTCAGGTGTTTTATGCCTTGTATTGGATTGCTTCTGTTTAGGCTTGGCTTTGGTGTTACTTGATTGTTGTCTGGTCAGGCAGGACAACTCTTGGCCCAACACTACTAaaacaattattttcaaaaattgaattgcaatgtaaataaaacaagtcgtaagcaaactggttcatcttattattattaatttgaaattgcgcgaaatgcgccaacatttgagccaactgatcagaggTCAGTGGCGAGACAACAGAGGTACTCGGGACAGGCCCCGGGATACTAGAATTAGAAAGGGGTGCATTAAAAGGAAAGACTTGGGAGGGGG
This region includes:
- the LOC141640006 gene encoding uncharacterized protein LOC141640006, with amino-acid sequence MGAMLAQTVDKEERAICNISKKFLDYELKDPTKYLFEKPVVNERMSRWTLMLSEFDLKYVPLRMIKGRAVANFLADIPIEETEVIDPWSFPNESVVHVENDVWDLYFDEASNYMGYGVGVLLISPTGEHVPVSIKLDFNVTNNAAEYEACFLGLPSALDWGVKKLIVHGDSSLMINQVDGSWKIRSQRLAPYQTRIEELAKYLEDIRYVHLPREENQFADAFSKLAALINIPNHIDSIQHMSNEYRHLPM